A genomic segment from Necator americanus strain Aroian chromosome III, whole genome shotgun sequence encodes:
- a CDS encoding hypothetical protein (NECATOR_CHRIII.G12610.T1), with product MVICGLDDQVRIVEIPRTNLKKQLVRNRMYYRVCLTQNCEICPFGKADDCMASGVAYLYLCKTCGEEYIGETGRSLCVRIKEHLGNHSRLSAAESVPFEWAVVRAEHLYHRSVVVIMRSSDNTSCPGGTGRSYKGVSQRPNPLGQGQGSTSQRPSLGLASPQVEDTSYEPCALRSRRRGKNLWSACELQKLPLEVERYRQVCGRVQWAPLAQAWERSRNCNDAQRSINALKAAYAKLCKRNTQATGATVPLPVVNKNVTERNREESMERGNPSQETSISDVGGRSQTTPEACVTTSRTFKLWSLLLQRFEKFYATATTSEDRVPIRRPKGEIPADLLEIGNGILNAKMPERLSNGKHFLSKLNVSVYAIARAIAATADKMNKDEDSVNQKRTLKEAVESRGTLVSMITSLEHELDRIDARRRGERTRPPSRKYLRIAEMHDVRGGASLRRLLRELMDRLATTQSTIKKLEDTMRRQFVRHKGSSYVVRDRADRGTTSVVPVTSIREYWEPIVGEHKLFQVSPAQKERAGDQGESETPRKSVELNEEEWRRLFNKVRP from the exons ATGGTTATTTGTGGTCTCGATGACCAAGtgagaattgtggaaatacctcgcacaaatctcaagaagcagttagtgcgaaacagaatgtactATCGCGTTTGCCTGACTCAAAACTGTGAAATATGTCCATTTGGTAAGGCAGACGACTGCATGGCCTCTGGTGTAgcttatttgtatttgtgcaAAACATGCGGCGAAGAAtatattggcgaaacaggacgATCCCTTTGCgttcgtattaaagaacatctag GAAATCACAGCCGATTGTCTGCAGCCGAATCTGTGCCTTTCGAATGGGCTGTTGTTAGGGCAGAGCACCTATATCATAGGTCTGTTGTGGTCATTATG AGGAGTAGTGACAATACGAGCTGCCCTGGCGGTACTGGGCGCAGCTATAAAGGTGTTAGTCAAAGACCGAATCCCTTGGGACAAGGTCAAGGTTCGACTTCCCAACGGCCCTCTTTAGGGCTCGCAAGCCCCCAAGTCGAAGACACCAGTTACGAGCCTTGCGCTCTAAGGTCGAGACGAAGGGGTAAGAATCTGTGGTCCGCTTGCGAACTGCAGAAACTGCCACTGGAAGTCGAACGGTACAGACAGGTCTGTGGACGCGTACAGTGGGCACCCCTCGCGCAAGCTTGGGAGCGCTCACGAAACTGTAACGATGCGCAGCGTAGCATTAACGCCCTCAAGGCGGCATATGCGAAGCTGTGCAAAAGAAATACACAGGCAACCGGTGCAACTGTACCGTTACCAGTGGTAAATAAGAATGTGACGGAAAGGAATAGAGAGGAGTCAATGGAGAGGGGAAACCCTAGCCAAGAGACCTCCATTTCGGATGTGGGTGGAAGGAGTCAAACGACTCCGGAAGCCTGTGTAACTACCTCGAGGACGTTCAAACTCTGGAGCTTACTACTCCAGAGATTTGAAAAGTTCTACGCGACAGCGACCACTTCCGAAGACCGAGTCCCAATAAGGAGGCCAAAGGGCGAAATCCCTGCGGATCTTCTTGAGATTGGCAACGGCATCTTAAACGCCAAGATGCCAGAGCGGCTCTCAAATGGGAAACACTTCCTCAGCAAGTTGAATGTGTCAGTCTACGCGATTGCCCGTGCAATTGCTGCGACGGCGGACAAAATGAATAAAGACGAGGATAGTGTTAACCAAAAACGAACTCTGAAAGAAGCGGTAGAGTCGAGAGGTACTCTCGTAAGCATGATTACATCGCTCGAACATGAGCTGGATCGAATAGATGCGCGTAGGCGAGGAGAAAGAACCCGACCCCCAAGTCGGAAGTACCTTCGAATTGCCGAAATGCATGACGTGCGCGGTGGAGCAAGTCTGAGGAGGCTCCTGAGGGAACTCATGGACCGCCTCGCTACTACGCAAAGTACGATCAAAAAACTGGAGGATACGATGCGCAGACAATTTGTCCGTCACAAAGGATCCTCGTATGTTGTCAGGGACCGAGCTGATCGCGGTACCACTTCGGTAGTACCAGTTACAAGCATCCGCGAGTACTGGGAACCCATCGTGGGAGAACATAAGCTTTTTCAAGTAAGCCCAGCGCAAAAAGAAAGGGCCGGCGATCAAGGCGAGTCAGAAACTCCGAGAAAGTCCGTAGAGCTTAATGAAGAGGAATGGCGGCGTTTATTCAACAAAGTCAGACCTTAG
- a CDS encoding hypothetical protein (NECATOR_CHRIII.G12610.T2): protein MVICGLDDQVRIVEIPRTNLKKQLVRNRMYYRVCLTQNCEICPFGKADDCMASGVAYLYLCKTCGEEYIGETGRSLCVRIKEHLGGMKHSNAATHLGAHRRKCHENAPFCIAVTILSYESENVARRTLEAFWLNAKSPKMNRKEECIAVTNELALYQDLCGF from the coding sequence ATGGTTATTTGTGGTCTCGATGACCAAGtgagaattgtggaaatacctcgcacaaatctcaagaagcagttagtgcgaaacagaatgtactATCGCGTTTGCCTGACTCAAAACTGTGAAATATGTCCATTTGGTAAGGCAGACGACTGCATGGCCTCTGGTGTAgcttatttgtatttgtgcaAAACATGCGGCGAAGAAtatattggcgaaacaggacgATCCCTTTGCgttcgtattaaagaacatctaggtgggatgaaacattcaaacgcagCGACCCATCTCGGAGcccatcgcagaaaatgtcatgaaaatgctcctttctgcatagctgtcacaatcCTATCGTACGAATCCGAAAATGTAGCTCGCAGAACCTTAGAGGCCTTTTGGCTAAacgctaaaagtccaaaaatgaatagaaaggaagaatgcatagccgtgaccaacgagctggctctgtatcaagacctttgcgggttctga
- a CDS encoding hypothetical protein (NECATOR_CHRIII.G12610.T3), whose translation MRHLRGYITNDLTFQALTKATTLKPAESVPFEWAVVRAEHLYHRSVVVIMRSSDNTSCPGGTGRSYKGVSQRPNPLGQGQGSTSQRPSLGLASPQVEDTSYEPCALRSRRRGKNLWSACELQKLPLEVERYRQVCGRVQWAPLAQAWERSRNCNDAQRSINALKAAYAKLCKRNTQATGATVPLPVVNKNVTERNREESMERGNPSQETSISDVGGRSQTTPEACVTTSRTFKLWSLLLQRFEKFYATATTSEDRVPIRRPKGEIPADLLEIGNGILNAKMPERLSNGKHFLSKLNVSVYAIARAIAATADKMNKDEDSVNQKRTLKEAVESRGTLVSMITSLEHELDRIDARRRGERTRPPSRKYLRIAEMHDVRGGASLRRLLRELMDRLATTQSTIKKLEDTMRRQFVRHKGSSYVVRDRADRGTTSVVPVTSIREYWEPIVGEHKLFQVSPAQKERAGDQGESETPRKSVELNEEEWRRLLVETPHGCQDEADLLVSKGTGEAEEGSASVGVSRQSGTDTEGDEDETELEGPRRLPANSLFKYLL comes from the exons atgaggcatttgagaggatatatcacaaatgatctgactttccaggctctgacgaaggcgacgacgctgaaac CAG CCGAATCTGTGCCTTTCGAATGGGCTGTTGTTAGGGCAGAGCACCTATATCATAGGTCTGTTGTGGTCATTATG AGGAGTAGTGACAATACGAGCTGCCCTGGCGGTACTGGGCGCAGCTATAAAGGTGTTAGTCAAAGACCGAATCCCTTGGGACAAGGTCAAGGTTCGACTTCCCAACGGCCCTCTTTAGGGCTCGCAAGCCCCCAAGTCGAAGACACCAGTTACGAGCCTTGCGCTCTAAGGTCGAGACGAAGGGGTAAGAATCTGTGGTCCGCTTGCGAACTGCAGAAACTGCCACTGGAAGTCGAACGGTACAGACAGGTCTGTGGACGCGTACAGTGGGCACCCCTCGCGCAAGCTTGGGAGCGCTCACGAAACTGTAACGATGCGCAGCGTAGCATTAACGCCCTCAAGGCGGCATATGCGAAGCTGTGCAAAAGAAATACACAGGCAACCGGTGCAACTGTACCGTTACCAGTGGTAAATAAGAATGTGACGGAAAGGAATAGAGAGGAGTCAATGGAGAGGGGAAACCCTAGCCAAGAGACCTCCATTTCGGATGTGGGTGGAAGGAGTCAAACGACTCCGGAAGCCTGTGTAACTACCTCGAGGACGTTCAAACTCTGGAGCTTACTACTCCAGAGATTTGAAAAGTTCTACGCGACAGCGACCACTTCCGAAGACCGAGTCCCAATAAGGAGGCCAAAGGGCGAAATCCCTGCGGATCTTCTTGAGATTGGCAACGGCATCTTAAACGCCAAGATGCCAGAGCGGCTCTCAAATGGGAAACACTTCCTCAGCAAGTTGAATGTGTCAGTCTACGCGATTGCCCGTGCAATTGCTGCGACGGCGGACAAAATGAATAAAGACGAGGATAGTGTTAACCAAAAACGAACTCTGAAAGAAGCGGTAGAGTCGAGAGGTACTCTCGTAAGCATGATTACATCGCTCGAACATGAGCTGGATCGAATAGATGCGCGTAGGCGAGGAGAAAGAACCCGACCCCCAAGTCGGAAGTACCTTCGAATTGCCGAAATGCATGACGTGCGCGGTGGAGCAAGTCTGAGGAGGCTCCTGAGGGAACTCATGGACCGCCTCGCTACTACGCAAAGTACGATCAAAAAACTGGAGGATACGATGCGCAGACAATTTGTCCGTCACAAAGGATCCTCGTATGTTGTCAGGGACCGAGCTGATCGCGGTACCACTTCGGTAGTACCAGTTACAAGCATCCGCGAGTACTGGGAACCCATCGTGGGAGAACATAAGCTTTTTCAAGTAAGCCCAGCGCAAAAAGAAAGGGCCGGCGATCAAGGCGAGTCAGAAACTCCGAGAAAGTCCGTAGAGCTTAATGAAGAGGAATGGCGGC GGCTTCTGGTGGAAACACCTCACGGCTGCCAAGACGAGGCTGATCTACTGGTGTCAAAGGGCACTGGTGAAGCCGAGGAAGGTAGTGCCAGCGTGGGTGTGTCAAGGCAGAGTGGTACTGATACCGAAGGAGATGAAGACGAAACAGAGCTTGAGGGGCCCAGGCGACTACCGGCCAATAGCTTGTTTAAATATCTGTTATAA
- a CDS encoding hypothetical protein (NECATOR_CHRIII.G12611.T1), which translates to MQGDTLNPLLFCLAIAPVSYWIQRHTMPYTTKTRNRTNGALQVEHILYMDDLKIYSPNKDDMTLARRGIQDMFGSLGLELNTRKCASRSLNCASSGQVQLDNIPILGGAKELHKYLGAEQNSLVRVGELFDRVVSAAMETAKRLQRPDGSPESQVQKELFSSDLTVRQKVNGFNQIVIPKLKYAISCVIFGAGKLSTLKKRANRFDAKVRKVIEESHLRFRSNCAARLYVDKESGGLGLKSVENELEISIAYSWCYLATSTDLLVSYELAEWFHASNKRSIISDFQKVLVTNGLERRVSRAILTSRRGQQNVLQRNWGRASDLCADPNQVGSAPITGLKKQRSS; encoded by the coding sequence ATGCAGGGAGACACTTTGAACCCGCTGCTATTCTGTCTAGCCATTGCTCCTGTCTCTTACTGGATTCAACGCCACACAATGCCatacacaacaaaaacaaggaacCGTACCAACGGGGCCCTCCAGGTCGAACATATCCTCTACATGGACGACCTGAAAATTTACTCACCTAACAAGGATGATATGACGCTAGCGAGGCGAGGAATCCAAGACATGTTTGGATCACTAGGGCTGGAACTCAACACACGAAAGTGCGCTTCACGTAGTCTAAACTGCGCTTCCTCCGGGCAAGTGCAATTGGACAATATTCCAATTCTTGGAGGAGCAAAAGAGTTGCATAAGTATTTGGGTGCTGAGCAGAACAGCTTAGTCCGCGTCGGGGAATTATTTGACAGAGTGGTGAGTGCAGCGATGGAGACCGCTAAGCGACTTCAGCGACCTGACGGTTCGCCAGAAAGTCAGGTCCAGAAAGAGCTGTTCTCCAGCGACCTGACGGTTCGCCAGAAAGTCAATGGGTTCAACCAAATAGTGATCCCAAAGCTTAAATACGCCATCTCGTGTGTCATTTTTGGAGCCGGCAAACTAAGTACGCTCAAAAAACGTGCAAACAGATTTGACGCGAAGGTCCGCAAGGTTATCGAAGAGTCTCATTTGAGATTCCGAAGCAACTGCGCGGCAAGGCTGTATGTAGACAAGGAGTCAGGAGGACTCGGACTGAAGTCAGTGGAAAATGAGCTAGAGATTAGCATCGCGTATTCGTGGTGCTATCTAGCAACGAGCACCGACCTCCTGGTCTCATACGAGTTGGCTGAGTGGTTTCATGCGAGCAATAAACGATCAATAATTTCGGACTTCCAGAAGGTACTTGTTACCAATGGACTCGAACGAAGAGTGTCAAGAGCGATTCTAACGAGTCGTCGTGGACAGCAAAACGTACTTCAACGCAACTGGGGCCGCGCGAGCGATCTCTGCGCTGATCCGAACCAGGTGGGCTCAGCACCAATTACTGGCTTGAAGAAGCAAAGAAGTAGCTAG
- a CDS encoding hypothetical protein (NECATOR_CHRIII.G12612.T1) — protein sequence MSVPPTASFLPYTSLSELSLDVRLSFIFTLDTLPIRQRQAAALPIFRLEIWAGSQNHQATAYRWIDLTSINGRNASSVSCVHELSCFALLTDWTDDICPFYLYPFAALCMFSIKTSVLSGNSKAWTLVLKLGVISSQVPVTIEITSTLHFLSF from the coding sequence ATGAGTGTTCCACCAACTGCGTCATTCTTACCTTATACTAGCCTTAGTGAACTCTCTCTTGATGTTCGtttatcattcatttttacCTTGGACACACTACCCATTCGACAACGACAGGCTGCTGCTCTTCCTATCTTTCGACTAGAAATCTGGGCCGGATCCCAAAATCATCAGGCTACCGCTTACCGATGGATAGATCTTACTAGCATTAATGGCCGTAATGCCTCATCAGTATCATGTGTTCACGAGTTATCCTGTTTCGCTCTGCTCACTGATTGGACAGATGACATTTGTCCATTCTATTTGTACCCATTTGCCGCTCTCTGCATGTTCTCGATCAAGACGTCTGTACTGTCAGGTAACTCCAAAGCTTGGACACTAGTGCTTAAGTTGGGTGTGATTTCTTCACAAGTGCCTGTTACGATAGAAATCACATCAACTCTgcactttttatctttttga
- a CDS encoding hypothetical protein (NECATOR_CHRIII.G12613.T1) — protein MFRQIAAIAAFLCLTYAAPFTSIEDIPAEYRELIPKEAKDFLTGLSDADKAVLKDIAKNYATYKNEDEALAALKAKSPELGEKAEKLHAMVKGKVDALGDEAKAFAKEIIAGARKIQAQVVAGNKPNLAELKEKAQSAINKYKALSDAAKEDLQKQFPILTSVFKNEKFQKMAETLLAKN, from the exons ATGTTCCGTCAAATCGCTGCCATCGCTGCCTTCTTGTGCCTTACCTACGCTGCTCCATTCACAAGTATTGAGGATATTCCGGCTGAGTACAGAG AGCTTATCCCCAAAGAAGCTAAGGACTTTCTGACCGGTCTTTCTGATGCTGACAAGGCTGTGCTTAAGGATATTGCCAAGAACTACGCCACATACAAGAACGAGGATGAG GCTTTGGCTGCGTTGAAAGCGAAATCACCTGAACTTGGTGAAAAAGCCGAGAAGCTTCACGCTATGGTGAAAGGCAAAGTTGACGCCCTCGGAGATGAAGCAAAAGCTTTCGCTAAGGAG ATTATCGCTGGAGCACGTAAGATCCAGGCTCAGGTTGTTGCCGGAAACAAGCCGAACCTTGCCGAACTTAAGGAGAAGGCACAAAGCGCGATCAACAAGTACAAGGCTCTGTCTGATGCAGCTAAGGAGGATCTCCAGAAACAATTCCCCATCCTTACATCCGTCTTCAAGA ACGAGAAGTTCCAAAAGATGGCCGAGACTCTGCTTGCCAAGAACTAA
- a CDS encoding hypothetical protein (NECATOR_CHRIII.G12614.T1), translating to MISCVQCGDEYIGATARPLCIRIKEHLDIKRKSCDSTALGGHRSPHIRYLAVAGQSADPKALKKAIVPKR from the exons atgatttcctgtgtacagtgtggtgacgaatacataggagcaacagctagaccactatgtattcgaatcaaagaacacctggacatcaaaaggaaatcatgtgactccactgcattgggtggtcacagg tcacctcacatcaggtatctagcagtggcaggacagtcagctgatcctaag gctctgaagaaggcgatagtgccgaaacgttag